The genomic segment CCGTGGCCGAGGTCGGTCAGCCGGCGCAGCAGCATCGCGGCGTCGGCCGAGAAGTGCATGTCGGCCGAGGGCGACGGCGCCTTGTCGAGCCAGTCGATGTGCCGCTGCAGAATCTCCAGGCCGCGGTGCTCGTTGCCGGTGCGCGCGCAGAACGCCAGGTGGGTGCCCAGGCTGCGCAGGTCGGCCAGGTTGCCGCGTTCGAGGCGATAGGACCGGCGGTGCGCGTCGGCGGCCTCGTCGAGGCGGCCCGTGCGCACGTAGGCCACCATCAGCTGGCGCAGGATGCCTTGGGGCTGCTCGGTGCAGTCGAGCGCGCCGGAGAGCACCGGCTCGGCGGTCGCGATGACGTCGTCGTACCGCTCGTGCTCGTTGTAATAGCCGGCCACCGCGGACGGGTCGCAGCCGATGCAGTCGGAAAGGTCGTCGCGGGGTGCGGCCTGCCAGCGGGCGAACCAGTCGGCGGCCTCGGGCGCACCGACGTGGTCGGCCACCAGATAGCGGAGCTTGTAAACCGCCTGCTGGCCGTGACCGTCCTCGCGGTAGCGCCGCTCCATGTCGTCGAGCACCGCGTAGGTGCGCTCGAGCGGGATCTGCGGGAACTTGGTCATCGAGCTGACCATGGTCTTGAACTGCCAGAGCAGTTGATGCTTGCCCGGCCCGTGGTGGGCGCCGGGGTTGCGGTCGAAGTCGGCCACCGTCCACGAGAAGCTGACGAACGCCTTGGCCGGCTCGCCGCCGTAGGTGTACGCCGTGGTGGCGAGCAGCCGCGCCGCGAAGGCGAGCCGGGGGTCGTTCACCGTGTCGACGTGCCGCACGATCTCTTCGACCAGGGCGATCTGCGCCGCGCCGTAGGGCAGCGCGTACGCCTGGTGATACAGCTCCCAGAGCTCTTCGGCGGTCCTCATTTGTCCTCCCCCGGGACGGCCCTGTCCAGCAGGCCCAGGAACGAGCTGGTCAGCAACGCGGCGTCGGCGGGGCGGATCGGGTGCTGCCCGAGCATCAGGGCCTGGCCGTAGAGCGACTCGACGGCGAGGCCCGCGAGCTCCGCGTCGCCGATCGCGGTGATCCGGCGTACAAGAGCGTTGCGGTGATTGAGAACGAGCTGCGGGCGGTCGACGGTCGTGACCCGCGAGAGCGCGTCGAGCACGCCGCCCCACAGGTCGTCGGCGGTGTCGCGGCTCTGACTGAACTGCTCGTTGAACGCGGCGGCCCGGCTGACCAGATAGAGGGCGGGCACGCCGGCCGGGTCGAAGCCACGCACCACCACCTCGCAGCCGAGCCGGTCGAGGCGGCGCTGGGCGGCGGTCAGGAACGGGCGCAGGCGCAGCTCGGTCTCGGCGTCGAGGGCTGTGAACCGGGCCGCGACGTCGGACGGCTCGAGGCGCTCGACGCGCACCTCGGGATCCACAGTGGCCAGCCGCTCGATGATGTCGGCGTGGTACACGATGCCGCCGTTGATCACCCCGAGGTCCTGCGCGGCGGCGACCGACGCGAGCTGCCGGAACTCGTCGTGCCCGGCGGCGTAACGCAGCACGCCGTGGCGCTCGCGGAACTCGGCCAGCGTGACGAAGCCCATGTTCGTCTCGACCGGCACCCACTGCTCGACCAGGCGCAGCATCTCGTCGTCGTGCAAGGCCAGCGCCATGACGCCGAGGTGGTGGATCGAGAGGAACTCCCCCAGCCGGCGCGGATCGGTCGAGGCCAGCCGGACCAGCCAGCCCCGCAGCTGGTCGGCGATCGCCTCGCGGGTGTCGGCGAGCAGGCCGTCGTCGTAGAGCGCCTCGCGGCTGGCGGTCGGCCGCAGCTCGGTGCTGTCGACCACGCAGCGGGCGAAGAACGCCCACTCGGGCAGCAGACCCTCGACGCTCTCGGCCAGCAGCATCCGCTTCAGATAGACGCGGTGACCGCCCCGGGCGGCCGGGTTCACCGGGGTGGGCAGCACGAACGCCACCCCGGTGAGGCCGGCCTCGGGCACGTCGAGCGGCACCACGTCGAGGGGGCGGAAACCGAAGACCTCTTGCGCGTACGCGTTGAGGTCACCACCGGGCCACGGAAGCTCGCCGGTCGTCACCTCCACGGTGTCGACCTCCACCCGTACGGGAAGCAACGAACCGTAAAGTCCGGCCAGCTCACGCACCGTGGCGGCGGACAGCAGGTGCTCGGAGCCGCGGCGGGGCACCAGCGTGACAGTCGTGCCCGGTTCGCGGTCGCCGCCCGGACGGACGTCGTAACGCCCGTCGGAATAGCCGGTCCAGAGCACGGGCTCGGCCCCGGCGCGCCTGGTGTGCACGCGGATCTCGTCGGCCACCAGGAAGCACGAGAGCAGACCGATGCCGAATTGGCCGAGGAACTCGTGGCGGGCGAAGCCGAGCTCGTCGCGCTTGGAACTGCGGCCGATCGTGGCCAGCAGCTCGTGGACCTGCGCCTCGGTGAGGCCGATGCCGTTGTCGCTCACCCGCAGCGCGTCGGCGCCCGTGGTGATCGACACCAGGCCGGGCGAGCCGGCCGCGGTGATCGCATCGACCGCGTTTTGCAGCAGCTCGCGGACGTAGACACGCGGGCTCGCATACAGGTGATGGCTGAGGAGATCGACGATGCCACGAAGATCGACCTGGAACGTGTTGCTCACGGCGGAGAAGGTACCGCGAACGGGCGACAAAAACGGGGCGGTGGGCCACCGCCCCGTTCCGGCCGTCTAGCTCAGGCCGCCCGGCTCCGAGCCCGTGACGATGGGGGCGCGCACCAGGTTGCCCCACTCGGTCCACGAGCCGTCGTAGTTGCGCACCTGCGGATAGCCGAGCAGGTAGCGCAGGGCGAACCAGGTGTGGCTGGACCGCTCGCCGATCCGGCAGTAGGCGATGATGTCGTCGCCCGACTCCAGGCCCAGCTCGTCCCGGTAGATCTTGGCGAGCTCGTCGGCCGGCTTGAACGTGCCGTCCTCGTTCGCCGCCGACTTCCACGGCTTGCTCACCGCACCCGGGATGTGGCCGCCGCGCAGCGCGCCCTCCTGCGGGTACGCCGCCATGTGAGTCAGCTCACCCGTGTACTCCTGCGGCGAGCGCACGTCCACCAGCGGACGCCCGCTGCTGATGTGCCCCATCACCTGATCACGGAAGGCCCTGATCTCGGCGTCGTTGCGTACGGGAACCGGGTAGTCGGCGGTGGGTCGCTCAGTGCGGTCACGGGTCAGCTCGCGACCCTCGGCCGCCCATTTCTGCCGTCCGCCGTCGAGCAGGCGCACGTCGCGGTGGCCGAAGAGGCTGAAGACCCAGAGCGCGTACGCGGCCCACCAGTTGAAGTTGTCGCCGTAGAAGACGACCGTGTCGTCGCGGCCGATGCCCTTGGCCTCGCAGAGCGCGGCGAAGGCGGCCGGATCGAGATAGTCGCGGGTGACCTGGTCGTTGAGCTCGAGGTGCCAGTCGACCTTGACCGCGCCCGGGATGTGCCCGGTGTCGTAGAGCAGCACGTCCTCGTCCGACTCGACGACCACGAGGCCGGGCGTGCCGAGGTTGGCCGCCAGCCACTCGGTGGTGACGAGCTTGTCGGGATGCGCGTACGCCTGGAGCGCAGGCGATGGATCGTTCGCAACAGACATGATTGCCACGCTATCCCTACTGGGTTGCGCTGAAGGGAGCCAGTTCCGGACGCTTGGCTGTGATCGACTCGCCGGACGAGTGGCCACGCAGGTGCCGGCTCACCCACGGCGCGAGGTGCTCACGGGCCCAGCGCAGGTCGGCGCCGCGGGCGAGCAGCCACGGCGTGGGCTCGGGGGTGGGCGGCACCAGCATCCAGTCCTCGTGCACGCCGACGCCGAGCGCGCGGAGCACGTGCCCCGCCGTACGGCGATGACCGGCCGGGGACAGGTGCAGCCGGTCGGGCGCCCACATGTGCGGATGGTGGAAAGCGGTGTCGGCGAACAGGTCGACCAGGTGCGCGCCGTAGCGCTCGGCCAGCCGGCTCGCGCCGTCGTTGAGCACGGCCGCCCGGCGGCCCAGGATGGCCGGCAGGTTGACGGTGACGTCGGCGAACCGGAACAGGATCACCTCGGCACCCGACTCGCGCAGCCTCCGCACCACGCCGTCGAGCTGATGCACCAGGGCGTGCGGATCGACCCGCAGCCGCAAGGCGTCGTTACCACCGGCCGCGATGCTCACCAGGTCGGGTCGCATGGCCAAAGTGGGTTCGAGCTGTTCGTCGACGATCTCGTGCATGACCTTGCCGCGGATCGCGAGATTGGCGTAGCCGAAGTCGGGCCCCGAGTCGACGGCGAGCCGCGCGGCCACCAGGTCGGCCCAGCCCCGGAAGCTGCCGTCCGGGTACGCGTCGTTCAAGCCCTCGGTGAAGCTGTCCCCCATAGCAACGAAGCTTCGATAAGCCATCGCCGCCCCCTTAACGTGCCCTCAATTTTTCTCGTGGGGAACACGTTTCCACTCGATCAAGAGGCTGGGTAGCGTGACGATGGCGACACCCCGTAAAGGGAATGCCGACGGTGGGTCGACTTCCCTACGCTGCTCGGCATGCTGTTGCGAATGTCCACCTTGCTCCTCAAAACCCTGCGCGAGGAGCCGGCGGACGCGGAGGTGCCGAGTCATCGGCTGCTGCTGCGCGCCGGTTTCATCCGTCGCGCCGCGCCGGGTGGCTACACCTGGCTCCCGCTCGGCAAGCTCGTGCTCGACCGCGTCTCGGCGGTGCTGCGCGACGAGATGACGGCCGTGGGCGGCCAGGAGGTGTCGTTCCCGGCGTTGCTGCCGCGCGAGCCGTACGACGTGAGCAAGCGCTGGACGGAGTACGGCGACGACATCTTCACGCTGCAGGACAGGCGCGGTGGTGACTATCTGCTGGCGCCGACCCACGAGGAGATGTTCACGCTGCTGGTGCAGGACATGACCAGCTCGTATCGAGACTTCCCGCTGCTGCTGTTCCAAATCCAGACTAAGTATCGCGACGAGGCCCGGCCCCGGGGCGGGCTGCTGCGGGGGCGCGAGTTCCTGATGAAGGACGCCTACTCGTTCGGCCTCTCGGAGTCGGATCTGGTGGACGCCTATGCGGCACTCCGCGCGGCCTACCAGCGAGTCTTCGCTCGGCTGGGGCTGGCCCACACGATCGTTTCGGCCATGTCGGGCGCTATGGGCGGGTCCGCGTCCGAGGAGTTCCTCGCCACGTCCGAGGTGGGTGAGGACACGTTCGTCGGCTGCACGCGGTGTTCCTACGCCGCCAACACCGAGGCCGTCGTGACTGTCCCGCCGCAGGCCCTGCCCATGGCCGCCCCGGCGCTGGAGGTGCACGACACCCCCGGCACCCCCACGATCGCCTCGCTGGTCGACCTGGCCAACGCCCGGGCGCTCGGCGGCCGTACGGACTGGACAGCGGCCGACACCCTGAAGAACGTGGTGGTCACCGTGCACCGGCCCGGCGCCGACGACGAAGTGCTGGTGATCGGCGTGCCCGGCGACCGCGAGGTCGACCTCAAACGGCTCGACGCGGCACTCGCGCCGGCCACGGCCACCCTGTTCGACGACTTCGCCGCACGGCCCGACCTGGTCAAGGGTTACATCGGGCCGCAGGCCGTCAAGGCGCGCTACCTGGCCGACCCGCGGGTCGCACCCGGCACGGCCTGGCTGACCGGCGCCAACGAGCCCGGACGGCACGCGATCAACGTGGTGGCCGGCCGTGACTTCGCGATCGACGGCACGATCGAGGCGGCCGAAGTGCGCGCGGGCGATCCCTGCCCCGCCTGCGGCTCGGGAGAGTTGACCATCCGGCGCGGCATCGAGATCGGCCACATCTTCCAGCTGGGCCGGCGCTACACCGACGCGTTCCGGGTCGATGTGCTCGGGGTGGACGGCAAGCCGGTGCGGCCGACCATGGGGTCGTACGGGATCGGGGTGTCCCGGGCCGTGGCTGCGATCGCCGAGCAGCATCACGACGAGCGCGGGTTGCTGTGGCCCGACGAGGTGGCGCCGGCCGACGTGCACATCGTCGCCGCGGGCAAGGACGGGCAGATCGCATTCTCTCTGGAGCTTGCGGAGACGCTGGTCGGGCACGGGGTGCGGGTGCTGGTGGACGATCGGGCCAACCTGTCGGCCGGGGTGAAGTTCACCGACGCCGAGCTGATCGGCGTTGCCCGCACGGTCGTGGTGGGACGCAGGCTCGGCGAGGGATTCGTCGAATTTCGTGATCGCCGCACAGGCGAACGGAACGACGTGGCGGTGACGGACATACCACGTGTAATCGCTACTTCACTCGGGTAACTCCACTACCAACGGGAGGTGTATGCGCATGGTCAGAACGCTCACGTCGGTCGCCGAGGTGATGACCCGGCAGGTCGTCTATCTGCCCGAGGCGACGATGCTCGACGAGGCCGCGCAGGTCATGCGCGACCGCAGCATCGGCGACGTGGTGGTGACCCGGGGCCCGACCATGATCGGCGTGGTCACCGACCGCGACATCGTGGTGCGGGCGATCGCGGAGAACCTGCCACCCAAGACGACCTCGCTCGGCGACATCACCGCCCACGAACTGATCATGGTTGAGCAGTCGGCCACGGTGGAGGAAGCCGTGCACGCCATGCGCGAACGTGGGGTGCGGCGGCTGCTGGTCTGCGACGCGGATCGCAAGGTCGTCGGCATTCTCAGCCTGAGCGACGTGGCTCTGATGCCCACCTCGGCTTAGTCCAGCGCGGCGCCTGCCCGCTTGGGGGCGGCTGGGGCTCGGGCCGGCTTGAGTGGGCCCGCTCGGGGTCGGGTCTGTGGCTTCTCTGCGCGTTAGGGTCGGATCCGTGACCGACATGCCCCCGAAACTCGCCGAGATCGTGGACGAGTTCGCCTCGGCGCCCCGCGACGTGGTGCTGGAGATGCTGCTCGAGTTCGCCGACGCCATGCCCCCGCTGCCGGCCGACCTGGCCGGGCACGAGGGCATGGAACAGGTGCCCGAGTGCCAGACCCAGTTCTTCCTCAAGGCGACCGTCCGCCCCGACGACACGGTCGAGGTGTTCTTCGACTGCCCGCCCGAAGCGCCGACCACGCGGGCCTTCGCCGGCATCCTGGCCGAGGGGTTGCAGGGCGCCTCGACTGCCGAGATCCTGGCTGTGCCGGACGACCTGTACGCCCGGATGGGCCTGGCTCAGGCGATCAGTCCCCTGCGCATCCGCGGCGGAACGGCCATCCTCAGCCGCCTCAAGCGCCAGCTCGCCACCGCATCCTGACCGGCGCCGGAGCCCTCGTGGACATTCAAGTCTGGTCCGATATCGTCTGCCCCTGGTGCTACATCGGCAAGCGCCGCCTCGAACGTGCGATCGCTCACCTCGGCGAGCCGGTGTCCGTGACGTTCCGGGCGTTCCAGCTCGACCCGTCGCCGGTGCCGAGCGGCCTGCCGATCAGGGACGCGCTGGCCGCGACGTTCGGTGATCGCGCCCGCGCCGAGCAGATGGTCGCCCACGTCACGTCGATCGCCGCCGGTGACGGGTTGGCCATCGACTACGAACGGGCGATCGCGGCCAACACGTTCGATGCCCACCGGTTGATTGCGTGGGCCGCGGGCCAGGGGCGTCAGGTCGACATGCTGGAGGCGTTGCAGCGGGCTCACTTCATTGACGGCCTCGACATCGGCTCCCGTACGGTCCTGGCCGCGGTCGCCCGCTCGATCACCGGGCAGGCCGCCCCGGACCCCGCCGCCTATCTCGCATCCGACGCCGGCACCGGTGCCGTACACGCCGACCTGGCCGAGGCCCGCGAGCTCAGCATCACCAGCGTCCCGTTCCTGATGATCGACGGGAAGTACGCCGTCCAGGGCGCACAGGAGCCGGCCACGCTGATCGAGGCCTTCACGGAGATCGCTCGCCGCGAGGCGGTCGACGCCGGTCGATGATGTTTCACGTGGAACGGGATCGACCGGTGTAGCTCTCAGCCGATCGGCTTGGCCAGATCCTCGACGACCTCGGCTCCCGGCAGGGCACCCAGTGCAGGCCCGGCAATGGCAATCTTGCTGTGCCGTACGCCGGAACCCACGATCACGTGCGGCGCCGCGGCCACTCGGGCGTCGACCAGGATGGGCCAGTCGGCGGGCAGCCCGATCGGCGTGATGCCGCCGTACTCCATGCCGGTCAGCCGCACCGCATCGTCCATCGGCGCGAAGCTGGCCTTGCGAACATCCAGGCGCCGCCGCACCACCCCGTTCACGTCGGCCCGCGTGGTGGCCAGCACGATGCATGCGGCGTACCGGGTCTCGCCGTCCCGCTTGCCCGCCACGATCACGCAGTTCGCCGAGACGTCCAACGCCACGTCGTACGCCTCGCAGAACGCTGCGGTGTCGGCCAGCTCGGCGTCGATCGGGGCCACCAGCACCTGGTCCGCGTCGATCGGCGCATCCTCCGGCCAGACGGTCAAGGCCTTGGCGACCGGTGTGCCCAGCAGGTCGACGCGGGACTGGGCGGGCTCGAGCTTCAGGGTTCCCATCACGCTCGCCATCCTTGCTCAATACCGGGCCGCCAGGTAGTCCTCCCACGTACGGGTCCCGGTCGGAGTCGCCGTCGTGGTCAGCTCACCGTCCCGCATCGCCCGCGCCACCTTGCCGGGCACCCGCAGCCGCACCACCCGCCGCCGGTCACCCCGCGCCGCCAGCCACGTCGCCGCCGCCTCACCGAAGTTCATGATCCGCGGCCCGGCGAACTCCAGCGTCCCGCGCGCCGGCCCCTCATCGAGAAGCCCGGCGATCCGACCCGCCACATCCGCCACGTCCACCGGCTGGGCCAGGAACGCCGGATCGACGACCACCGGCCCCAGCCGCGACGACCTCTCCAGCAGCGTCACCGCGAAGGGATAAAACTGCGACACCCGCAAGATCGTGTACGGGATTCCCGAGCCCTCCACGATCTTCTCGGTGGCCAGCTTGGCCCGGTAGTGCTTCAACGGAACCCGGTCCACACCGATGATCGACACGTAGAGCAAGTGCCGGGCTTTGACCCCGCACGGCTGCGACGAGCCGCTACGTACCGGAAATGTCCCGGCGCCCCACTGCGCCGGCCAACCCTTCCCCGGTACGCAGGTCAGCCGTCACCCACCCCGCCCTCGCGCGCCGGCTCACCGGTTGGACATGATGCCCGCCCACCCTCAGCCGCGGCACAAGAACCGATCCGAGGGTGCCACTCGCCCCGGTCACCAGAGTCGTCGTCATGAGCTCAGGGACGACCCGGCGCAAGAAGTCGTGACGGTGCCCGCCCACTTCCTCAGAAACTGGCAATCGCTGCCGACCGTCGAAGGGTGTGAAGGAGCGTCGCGCAGGACGGGTCGGAACCGTCAGTGGGCTGGCATTACTGGCCGGCGGTACGGCCCTGGCCGCCACAGTCGGCGGCGACCACCAGTCCCTGCCGGCGACCCTGCTGCTGGGTGCGCTCGCGCTCGGGCTGGGGCACTCACTGCTCGACGAAATCAAACGCCAGGCCCGCCGGGTGTCGTCGGCCGGCTGGTCCCGTTCCGACACCACCAACGCCGTGCTGCTGGGGGTATGGGCCGAGCTTGCTTTGCTGGCCAGCATTCTGGTCCTGAACACGCCGGCTACTCGGGCCGTGGGGTTGGTTCTGGCCGTGTCCTACGCCGCCGCTTGCGGCTACTTCGTTACCGAACGGCGCCGCTTCATCGCGGCCGCGTCTCCCGCCGTTGCGACCACGGATGTCACTGCGAGGGGTGGCGCAAGCGCCGGCGCCGCCTCGACGGCGCGCGCGACCGCCACCGCCGAGGTTGTCCCGGCCGTGGTGGCTGCCGTCCCGACTGCGGAAGTCGTCCCGGCCGCAGCCCCGATCTTGGGCGCCGAGTCGGCGGTTACTGACGGGGAGTCAGCTGACGGGAACGCCGCGCCGTCCGCCGCAGGCACCGACGCATCCAGCGCGAACAGCGACGTCGCTGACGGAGGCACCGTGCCCTCCGGCACGAACGCCCCAAGTGCTCATACGGCCGCCGACGAGCACCTGCCCACGGCAGCAGAACTCGGCGTGATCTCCCCGCCCTCCCCCACCTCCACCGCCGTTTTCAGCGATTCGGGCCAACCGGACCGCGGCCCGCACACGCCTTCCCGCACAGCCGACGCCGTCCGAGCCGTCGGCACAGTCGTGCACCGGCCTCACCCCGCAGGCATCGGCCACGCCCCCACGGCCGCGCACGTCCTCCCCACGCAACTGTCCGCCGCAGCCCACCACGAACGGCACGCCCCCACCGACCCGCAGGCCACGCCGCCCCGCACCGCAGCGTCCACAGCCACCAAGACCACTGCAAAAACCACCACAATCACGGCCGCGCACGCCCTAACCGC from the Paractinoplanes abujensis genome contains:
- a CDS encoding HSP90 family protein, whose protein sequence is MSNTFQVDLRGIVDLLSHHLYASPRVYVRELLQNAVDAITAAGSPGLVSITTGADALRVSDNGIGLTEAQVHELLATIGRSSKRDELGFARHEFLGQFGIGLLSCFLVADEIRVHTRRAGAEPVLWTGYSDGRYDVRPGGDREPGTTVTLVPRRGSEHLLSAATVRELAGLYGSLLPVRVEVDTVEVTTGELPWPGGDLNAYAQEVFGFRPLDVVPLDVPEAGLTGVAFVLPTPVNPAARGGHRVYLKRMLLAESVEGLLPEWAFFARCVVDSTELRPTASREALYDDGLLADTREAIADQLRGWLVRLASTDPRRLGEFLSIHHLGVMALALHDDEMLRLVEQWVPVETNMGFVTLAEFRERHGVLRYAAGHDEFRQLASVAAAQDLGVINGGIVYHADIIERLATVDPEVRVERLEPSDVAARFTALDAETELRLRPFLTAAQRRLDRLGCEVVVRGFDPAGVPALYLVSRAAAFNEQFSQSRDTADDLWGGVLDALSRVTTVDRPQLVLNHRNALVRRITAIGDAELAGLAVESLYGQALMLGQHPIRPADAALLTSSFLGLLDRAVPGEDK
- a CDS encoding sulfurtransferase; protein product: MSVANDPSPALQAYAHPDKLVTTEWLAANLGTPGLVVVESDEDVLLYDTGHIPGAVKVDWHLELNDQVTRDYLDPAAFAALCEAKGIGRDDTVVFYGDNFNWWAAYALWVFSLFGHRDVRLLDGGRQKWAAEGRELTRDRTERPTADYPVPVRNDAEIRAFRDQVMGHISSGRPLVDVRSPQEYTGELTHMAAYPQEGALRGGHIPGAVSKPWKSAANEDGTFKPADELAKIYRDELGLESGDDIIAYCRIGERSSHTWFALRYLLGYPQVRNYDGSWTEWGNLVRAPIVTGSEPGGLS
- a CDS encoding SGNH/GDSL hydrolase family protein — its product is MAYRSFVAMGDSFTEGLNDAYPDGSFRGWADLVAARLAVDSGPDFGYANLAIRGKVMHEIVDEQLEPTLAMRPDLVSIAAGGNDALRLRVDPHALVHQLDGVVRRLRESGAEVILFRFADVTVNLPAILGRRAAVLNDGASRLAERYGAHLVDLFADTAFHHPHMWAPDRLHLSPAGHRRTAGHVLRALGVGVHEDWMLVPPTPEPTPWLLARGADLRWAREHLAPWVSRHLRGHSSGESITAKRPELAPFSATQ
- a CDS encoding proline--tRNA ligase; this encodes MLLRMSTLLLKTLREEPADAEVPSHRLLLRAGFIRRAAPGGYTWLPLGKLVLDRVSAVLRDEMTAVGGQEVSFPALLPREPYDVSKRWTEYGDDIFTLQDRRGGDYLLAPTHEEMFTLLVQDMTSSYRDFPLLLFQIQTKYRDEARPRGGLLRGREFLMKDAYSFGLSESDLVDAYAALRAAYQRVFARLGLAHTIVSAMSGAMGGSASEEFLATSEVGEDTFVGCTRCSYAANTEAVVTVPPQALPMAAPALEVHDTPGTPTIASLVDLANARALGGRTDWTAADTLKNVVVTVHRPGADDEVLVIGVPGDREVDLKRLDAALAPATATLFDDFAARPDLVKGYIGPQAVKARYLADPRVAPGTAWLTGANEPGRHAINVVAGRDFAIDGTIEAAEVRAGDPCPACGSGELTIRRGIEIGHIFQLGRRYTDAFRVDVLGVDGKPVRPTMGSYGIGVSRAVAAIAEQHHDERGLLWPDEVAPADVHIVAAGKDGQIAFSLELAETLVGHGVRVLVDDRANLSAGVKFTDAELIGVARTVVVGRRLGEGFVEFRDRRTGERNDVAVTDIPRVIATSLG
- a CDS encoding CBS domain-containing protein, with translation MVRTLTSVAEVMTRQVVYLPEATMLDEAAQVMRDRSIGDVVVTRGPTMIGVVTDRDIVVRAIAENLPPKTTSLGDITAHELIMVEQSATVEEAVHAMRERGVRRLLVCDADRKVVGILSLSDVALMPTSA
- a CDS encoding SufE family protein, with the translated sequence MTDMPPKLAEIVDEFASAPRDVVLEMLLEFADAMPPLPADLAGHEGMEQVPECQTQFFLKATVRPDDTVEVFFDCPPEAPTTRAFAGILAEGLQGASTAEILAVPDDLYARMGLAQAISPLRIRGGTAILSRLKRQLATAS
- a CDS encoding DsbA family oxidoreductase; the protein is MDIQVWSDIVCPWCYIGKRRLERAIAHLGEPVSVTFRAFQLDPSPVPSGLPIRDALAATFGDRARAEQMVAHVTSIAAGDGLAIDYERAIAANTFDAHRLIAWAAGQGRQVDMLEALQRAHFIDGLDIGSRTVLAAVARSITGQAAPDPAAYLASDAGTGAVHADLAEARELSITSVPFLMIDGKYAVQGAQEPATLIEAFTEIARREAVDAGR
- a CDS encoding YbaK/EbsC family protein, which codes for MGTLKLEPAQSRVDLLGTPVAKALTVWPEDAPIDADQVLVAPIDAELADTAAFCEAYDVALDVSANCVIVAGKRDGETRYAACIVLATTRADVNGVVRRRLDVRKASFAPMDDAVRLTGMEYGGITPIGLPADWPILVDARVAAAPHVIVGSGVRHSKIAIAGPALGALPGAEVVEDLAKPIG
- a CDS encoding SDR family oxidoreductase, with the protein product MLYVSIIGVDRVPLKHYRAKLATEKIVEGSGIPYTILRVSQFYPFAVTLLERSSRLGPVVVDPAFLAQPVDVADVAGRIAGLLDEGPARGTLEFAGPRIMNFGEAAATWLAARGDRRRVVRLRVPGKVARAMRDGELTTTATPTGTRTWEDYLAARY